In a genomic window of Bacteroides sp.:
- a CDS encoding lactate utilization protein B — translation MTHIHAQFLVDSENKAFDKVHRATLAHNIGKYNEAVVQGKKQYSNLELARRRAAMRRYRAIENMEDLLKDFEHHFSRHGGKVLWAQDAEEARKAVLEVLEKNYVKLVVKSKSMVTEEIGLTEFLEKNGIETIETDLGEYIVQLSNDRPYHIITPIMHRSAADVAKIFHEKFGLSETATPAEITAFVRGTLREKFQKAQAGITGANFLVAGSGAVALTENEGNGVLSMSMPPVHIVVTGIDKIIPSLDDLDLFWPLLATHGTGQQVTVYNSLVSGPRRKDESDGPTQMVVVLVDNGRTQLLSRIPQRRALSCIRCGACLNACPIYQNIGGHAYGNVYSGPIGAVIIPHMRGLAEYKHLSYASSLCGKCTEVCPVNIDLHQQLLNNRNLSVREGLNSKWEKWTMRGFRKFMGKRKWFDMPKAGMKNLGMQMFFGKSWGKRRTLPRVASKSFHDLWKEQQ, via the coding sequence ATGACCCATATACACGCACAGTTTCTCGTTGATAGTGAAAATAAAGCCTTCGACAAGGTTCATCGGGCCACGCTTGCCCACAACATTGGAAAATACAACGAAGCAGTAGTCCAGGGAAAAAAGCAATACAGCAATCTTGAACTGGCACGCCGCCGGGCTGCCATGCGCCGCTACAGGGCCATCGAAAACATGGAGGACCTGCTGAAAGATTTTGAACACCATTTTAGCCGCCACGGAGGAAAAGTTCTCTGGGCGCAGGATGCTGAAGAAGCTCGGAAAGCTGTGCTGGAGGTACTCGAGAAAAATTATGTGAAGCTGGTGGTCAAGTCTAAATCGATGGTCACCGAAGAAATCGGCCTTACCGAATTCCTGGAAAAGAATGGTATTGAAACCATTGAGACCGATCTGGGTGAATACATCGTTCAGCTTAGCAACGACAGGCCTTATCATATCATCACCCCCATCATGCATCGCTCGGCGGCCGATGTGGCAAAAATCTTTCACGAGAAGTTCGGCCTGTCTGAAACTGCGACCCCTGCAGAGATCACTGCATTTGTGCGCGGCACTTTACGCGAGAAGTTTCAAAAGGCGCAGGCCGGGATTACGGGGGCCAATTTCCTTGTGGCCGGCTCGGGCGCAGTGGCACTTACTGAAAATGAGGGCAATGGGGTGCTGTCCATGAGTATGCCCCCAGTGCATATCGTGGTGACCGGTATTGACAAGATCATCCCTTCGCTGGACGACCTGGATCTTTTCTGGCCCCTGCTGGCTACCCATGGCACAGGGCAGCAGGTGACGGTTTACAATTCGCTGGTAAGCGGGCCCCGCCGAAAAGATGAAAGCGATGGACCCACGCAAATGGTGGTGGTATTGGTTGATAATGGCCGCACCCAGCTGTTGTCGCGCATCCCGCAGCGACGGGCCCTGTCGTGTATTCGCTGCGGAGCTTGCCTGAATGCCTGCCCCATTTACCAAAACATTGGCGGACATGCTTATGGAAATGTGTATTCCGGACCCATAGGGGCCGTGATTATCCCGCATATGCGCGGACTGGCTGAATACAAGCACCTGTCGTATGCTTCGAGCCTTTGCGGCAAATGCACGGAGGTTTGCCCCGTGAATATTGATTTGCACCAGCAGTTGCTCAACAACCGTAACCTTAGCGTTCGCGAGGGCCTGAACAGCAAATGGGAAAAGTGGACCATGCGGGGATTTAGGAAATTCATGGGAAAACGCAAGTGGTTTGATATGCCCAAGGCAGGCATGAAAAACCTGGGGATGCAGATGTTCTTTGGAAAATCGTGGGGTAAACGGCGGACGCTGCCCCGTGTAGCCTCCAAATCCTTTCACGACCTCTGGAAGGAGCAGCAATAA
- the thpR gene encoding RNA 2',3'-cyclic phosphodiesterase: MRRLFCAVKVPLNEALEEAIEAFRLELNDAQVSWVSTQNLHLTLKFFGDTPNQQVESIIEALHLSAASFPPFIFSVEGCGTFGSNRQPNVIWLGIRQGKQLEALYHSVNQFLAPLGYEPDRKLFIPHLTIGRIKFIRDTVGLRALESELKGQEFAKVRTGSFYLMESFLRPQGPLYKVVEEFKLGEGHRA; encoded by the coding sequence ATGAGACGACTTTTCTGCGCTGTGAAGGTGCCCCTGAACGAAGCCCTGGAAGAGGCGATCGAAGCTTTCAGATTGGAGCTGAATGATGCCCAGGTCAGTTGGGTTTCCACTCAAAACCTGCATCTTACCCTGAAATTCTTTGGCGACACCCCCAACCAGCAGGTGGAAAGCATTATTGAAGCCTTGCATCTGAGTGCAGCCAGTTTCCCTCCATTCATTTTTTCGGTGGAAGGATGCGGCACCTTTGGCAGCAACCGCCAGCCCAACGTGATCTGGCTGGGTATTCGCCAAGGCAAACAACTGGAAGCGCTTTACCACAGCGTGAACCAATTTCTTGCGCCCCTGGGTTATGAGCCTGACCGCAAGCTCTTTATCCCTCATCTTACCATTGGTCGTATTAAATTCATCCGGGATACCGTTGGCCTGAGGGCTCTGGAAAGCGAATTAAAAGGCCAGGAATTCGCTAAAGTGCGCACAGGCTCCTTCTACCTTATGGAAAGCTTTTTGAGGCCTCAGGGGCCCTTATATAAGGTTGTGGAGGAATTTAAACTCGGAGAAGGTCACCGGGCTTAA
- the rnr gene encoding ribonuclease R — MAKKKDTIKADLREPIVALFSKNRDTLYNYKQVAKALGPLGQENRKFISGVLYALAKENILLEAYKGKFKLNPLYAEKQKKIGPFITGRVDMKQTGKAYIISSELLEDVLIAPNNTGYALHDDKVKVRLFPKRKNHKTEGEIIEILERPNKTWVGILQVGPKFAFLVPDSKTMPVDIFIPLEHLNGARNGQKAIAEITEWAPPSKNPYGKITEVLGEPGDNEVEMHAILAQYGLPARFEKEVEQAAEKIPGIITESEIARREDFRDVITFTIDPFDAKDLDDALSFRKLSENLYEVGVHIADVTHYVKQGTIVDKEAINRATSIYLVDRTIPMLPENLSNNLCSLNPNTDKLCYSVVFNITEKAKVLKYRIVKTIINTDRRFSYEEAQKIIEERQGPLSEAILTLNDLAQIFRSRRMKEGAISFDKEEFKFKLDEKGKPLEVYFKVQKEANKLIEEFMLLANRTVAEHIGKPRGKAKPKTFVYRIHDVPNLEKLSTLSEFVSKLGYKLRIDTRKNISSSFNQLLEDAQGKGEENLIETLAIRSMAKAEYSTQNIGHYGLAFAFYSHFTSPIRRYPDMMAHRLLFDYANGKPSASEEFYEELCVQSSDMEKKAQDAERDSVKLKQVEFMSDKIGQEFDGLISGVSKWGIFVEIKENKVEGMVRLRDLADDYYYLDEDNYQVIGNNKHKVYKLGSPVRVRIKSTDLLKKELDLEMVE, encoded by the coding sequence ATGGCAAAAAAGAAAGACACCATTAAAGCTGATTTAAGAGAACCTATCGTAGCCCTTTTCAGCAAAAATCGCGATACGCTTTATAATTACAAACAAGTAGCCAAAGCCTTAGGCCCTCTTGGTCAGGAAAACCGAAAGTTCATTTCCGGTGTCCTGTATGCCCTGGCTAAGGAAAATATTCTGCTGGAAGCCTATAAGGGCAAGTTTAAACTTAACCCCCTCTATGCTGAAAAACAGAAAAAAATAGGACCGTTTATTACCGGGCGCGTAGACATGAAACAAACCGGAAAAGCCTATATAATATCCAGTGAACTGCTTGAAGATGTGCTAATTGCACCCAATAATACGGGCTATGCCCTGCATGATGACAAAGTAAAGGTTCGCTTGTTTCCTAAACGGAAAAATCATAAAACCGAAGGCGAAATTATAGAAATCCTGGAACGCCCCAACAAAACCTGGGTGGGCATCCTGCAGGTGGGCCCCAAGTTTGCCTTCCTGGTGCCCGACAGCAAGACCATGCCGGTCGATATTTTCATACCACTCGAACATCTCAATGGTGCCAGAAACGGCCAGAAAGCCATAGCCGAAATCACTGAATGGGCTCCTCCTTCCAAAAACCCTTATGGAAAAATCACTGAAGTGTTGGGCGAACCCGGCGACAATGAAGTGGAAATGCACGCCATCCTGGCACAGTATGGGCTGCCGGCACGCTTTGAAAAAGAAGTAGAACAAGCCGCTGAAAAAATACCCGGAATCATTACCGAAAGCGAAATTGCTCGTCGCGAAGATTTCAGGGATGTCATCACCTTCACCATCGACCCCTTTGATGCCAAAGACCTCGATGATGCCCTCTCGTTCAGAAAATTAAGTGAAAACCTTTATGAGGTCGGAGTCCATATCGCCGATGTGACCCATTATGTCAAGCAGGGAACCATTGTTGACAAGGAGGCCATTAACCGCGCAACCAGCATTTACCTGGTGGACCGTACCATCCCCATGCTGCCCGAGAACCTCTCAAATAACCTTTGCTCACTGAATCCGAATACCGATAAGCTTTGCTATTCAGTGGTTTTCAATATAACTGAAAAAGCAAAGGTGCTGAAATACAGGATTGTAAAAACCATCATTAATACCGACCGGCGCTTTAGCTATGAGGAGGCTCAGAAAATTATTGAAGAGCGGCAAGGACCTCTCAGCGAAGCCATCCTGACCCTCAACGATTTGGCACAAATTTTTCGCTCTCGCCGCATGAAAGAAGGAGCCATCAGTTTCGACAAAGAAGAATTTAAATTCAAGCTCGATGAGAAAGGTAAACCCCTGGAGGTCTATTTCAAAGTACAAAAGGAAGCCAACAAACTGATCGAGGAATTTATGCTGCTGGCCAACAGGACCGTTGCTGAACATATTGGCAAGCCCAGAGGAAAAGCCAAACCCAAGACTTTTGTGTATCGTATCCACGATGTTCCCAACCTGGAGAAGCTGTCCACTCTCTCGGAATTCGTTTCAAAACTGGGATATAAACTCAGGATCGACACAAGGAAAAACATTTCCTCTTCTTTCAACCAACTCCTGGAAGATGCCCAGGGCAAAGGCGAGGAAAACCTCATTGAAACCCTGGCCATCCGCTCAATGGCTAAGGCCGAATACTCAACCCAGAACATCGGTCACTACGGCCTGGCTTTTGCCTTTTACAGCCACTTCACCTCCCCTATCCGCCGTTATCCCGATATGATGGCCCACCGTCTTTTGTTTGACTATGCCAATGGTAAACCCAGTGCTTCTGAGGAATTTTATGAAGAGCTTTGCGTCCAGTCATCTGATATGGAGAAAAAAGCACAGGATGCTGAACGCGATTCAGTAAAACTCAAACAGGTGGAATTTATGTCCGATAAAATTGGGCAGGAATTTGATGGCCTGATTTCGGGCGTCAGCAAATGGGGCATCTTTGTCGAGATCAAGGAAAACAAGGTTGAAGGCATGGTTCGATTAAGAGACCTGGCCGACGATTATTATTACCTGGATGAGGATAACTACCAGGTAATTGGCAATAACAAACACAAAGTGTATAAACTGGGTAGCCCCGTCAGGGTAAGGATCAAGAGTACCGACCTCCTGAAAAAGGAACTTGACCTGGAAATGGTGGAGTAA
- a CDS encoding RNA-binding domain-containing protein → MSRYIHNLISQGEHQQLDFKFQVNDSRKIARTLVAFANTDGGKLLIGVKDNGVIAGVRTDEEYHMIEAAASMYCKPEIDFAFRPWNIDGKQVLEIDVPALKVKPAFVLTEEDRWMAYVRVGDQNILATPLQIKLWKRQNSEQGTVIKYSDNERILMSYLNTHPFITLSKFSRLADIPRYKAENILVNMISAGLVEIGQNERYVWFRLSEAGQEEEPSAG, encoded by the coding sequence ATGTCCCGCTATATTCACAACCTCATCTCCCAGGGCGAGCACCAACAGCTCGACTTTAAGTTCCAGGTAAACGACAGCCGCAAGATTGCCCGCACGCTGGTAGCTTTTGCCAATACTGACGGGGGAAAACTGCTTATTGGGGTGAAGGACAATGGGGTCATTGCCGGGGTACGCACCGACGAGGAATACCATATGATTGAAGCGGCGGCCAGCATGTATTGCAAGCCGGAGATTGACTTTGCCTTCCGCCCCTGGAACATCGACGGCAAGCAGGTATTGGAAATTGACGTTCCTGCCCTAAAAGTGAAACCCGCTTTTGTGTTGACAGAAGAAGACCGCTGGATGGCTTATGTAAGGGTAGGGGACCAAAACATTCTGGCCACCCCCTTGCAGATCAAACTCTGGAAACGCCAGAACAGCGAGCAGGGCACTGTGATAAAATATTCGGATAACGAACGAATCCTGATGTCTTACCTGAACACACACCCTTTCATAACCCTCAGCAAATTCTCGCGCCTGGCCGATATCCCGCGCTATAAGGCCGAGAACATCCTGGTGAACATGATCAGTGCCGGCCTGGTTGAGATCGGCCAGAATGAACGCTATGTGTGGTTTCGCTTAAGCGAAGCAGGGCAGGAGGAAGAGCCTAGCGCCGGCTGA
- the rpiB gene encoding ribose 5-phosphate isomerase B, with product MVTNGLRVALGCDHAGFLLKQRLIPFLVEKGCKIKDYGTHSEESSDYADPVHPLASAIEAGEHDFGIVICGSGNGVNMTANKHQGIRSALCWKVEIGRLARLHNNANVLAMPARFISEETALQITDVFLKTDFEGGRHSRRINKIAWKDENDDFDQEGEEMEDMHDDEL from the coding sequence ATGGTAACAAATGGCTTAAGAGTAGCCCTCGGATGTGATCATGCGGGGTTTTTGCTGAAACAGCGCCTGATTCCTTTTTTGGTTGAAAAGGGCTGTAAGATAAAGGACTACGGGACACACTCGGAAGAGAGCTCGGATTATGCCGATCCCGTGCATCCGCTGGCTTCAGCCATTGAAGCCGGTGAGCACGATTTTGGTATTGTCATTTGCGGCAGCGGGAATGGCGTGAATATGACCGCCAACAAGCACCAGGGGATTCGCTCGGCCCTTTGCTGGAAGGTGGAGATCGGACGGTTGGCGCGCCTGCACAACAATGCAAATGTTTTAGCCATGCCTGCACGCTTTATCTCTGAGGAAACCGCGCTGCAAATTACTGACGTATTCCTTAAAACCGACTTTGAAGGTGGACGCCATTCGCGCCGTATCAATAAAATTGCCTGGAAAGACGAAAATGATGATTTCGACCAGGAGGGGGAAGAAATGGAAGACATGCACGATGATGAGCTTTAA
- a CDS encoding response regulator, with protein sequence MAKIKILVVEDESIVAKDIQNSLKKLGYQVPTTVNSGEKAIEEIEDNRPDLVLMDIMLKGQMTGIDAANVIKERFGVPVIFLTAYADDNTLSKAKITEPYGYIIKPFKEKELQTTIEMAIFKHEKDEVIKKERDLYHSIIENKESKDSIFVRADYRLNKINFDDIFYVEALKDYVVINTSDNSYTTHTTMKEMVRILPSKDFVRIHRSFIVNLNKIFSIKYPDLVIEGKMKVLPIGGLYRKELYSRLNLI encoded by the coding sequence ATGGCAAAAATTAAAATTTTGGTTGTTGAAGACGAAAGTATTGTAGCCAAGGATATTCAGAACAGTCTGAAAAAACTGGGTTACCAGGTACCGACCACTGTGAACAGTGGAGAAAAAGCCATAGAGGAAATTGAAGACAATCGCCCTGACCTGGTCCTGATGGATATAATGCTTAAAGGCCAGATGACCGGTATTGATGCTGCCAATGTCATTAAGGAGCGATTCGGAGTTCCGGTCATTTTCCTTACTGCTTATGCCGACGACAATACGTTAAGCAAGGCTAAAATTACCGAACCTTACGGGTACATTATCAAGCCCTTTAAGGAAAAGGAACTGCAGACCACTATTGAGATGGCCATCTTCAAGCACGAAAAGGATGAAGTCATTAAGAAAGAGCGTGATCTGTATCATTCCATCATCGAAAACAAGGAGTCGAAAGACAGCATTTTTGTCCGCGCCGACTATCGTCTGAACAAGATCAATTTTGATGATATTTTTTATGTGGAAGCATTGAAAGACTATGTGGTGATTAACACCTCCGATAACAGTTATACCACTCACACCACCATGAAGGAAATGGTACGGATCCTGCCCTCTAAGGATTTTGTCCGTATTCACCGCTCCTTTATTGTGAACCTCAACAAGATTTTCTCTATCAAATATCCCGACCTGGTTATTGAAGGGAAAATGAAGGTATTGCCCATTGGAGGCCTTTACCGCAAAGAACTTTACAGCCGCCTGAATTTAATTTAA